In one Tessaracoccus palaemonis genomic region, the following are encoded:
- a CDS encoding C-glycoside deglycosidase beta subunit domain-containing protein, translating to MPTLFMKLPHEDKVLRPDCLRRLVLGDQTVGFTLDIGLNYYRGMPLSSIEKLDVIVDGAPISPELMLFEFNEKLFMPDQLAMAFTEFWDLKRDLRLKVFNGGLAAGDHEVELVLHVRNVYMQFGPGAYGMVDSSVTRTLTLTDGPAPARPSAIEASTGTVPARAGVSSATIGTIEQAVSLYGFEQRLVDDPDYGLADMFAELNSLGVRKYELIGSMVFSQYPRPTAAEIAAVRELSERYGVEINSYGGYLDKGKITGHDATDADLMLDITADLMTARDLGATFLRAGDIPLHLMPAAAAMAERYGVRIGIEVHAPHKPSDDSVQAMLKTMNEIDSPYLGLVPDFGCFIERPAQPALDRHIANGADPELLDYVIAHRHDGLDEAGMQAKIAGMGGGEAEKWAISEMFGFLSFGPADIEGFKTLLHRTQYFHSKFYHVTEDLQDPQIPVDRLLAAIVESGFEGVLLSEYEGHAFHLDDAHEQLERHLRLEQKILTGLANREPQLVG from the coding sequence ATGCCAACGCTGTTCATGAAGCTGCCCCACGAGGACAAGGTCCTGCGCCCCGACTGCCTGCGCAGGCTCGTCCTCGGCGACCAGACCGTCGGCTTCACGCTCGACATCGGCCTCAACTACTACCGCGGCATGCCACTGTCGTCGATCGAGAAGCTCGACGTCATCGTCGACGGTGCGCCGATCTCGCCCGAGCTGATGCTGTTCGAGTTCAACGAGAAGCTGTTCATGCCGGATCAGCTGGCCATGGCCTTCACCGAGTTCTGGGACCTCAAGCGGGACCTGCGCCTCAAGGTCTTCAACGGCGGCCTCGCCGCGGGGGACCACGAGGTCGAGCTCGTGCTGCACGTGCGCAACGTGTACATGCAGTTCGGCCCCGGCGCCTACGGCATGGTCGACAGCTCGGTAACCCGCACCCTGACGCTGACCGACGGCCCGGCCCCGGCGCGACCCTCGGCCATCGAGGCCTCCACCGGGACCGTCCCGGCCCGCGCCGGCGTCTCCAGCGCGACGATCGGCACCATCGAGCAGGCCGTCTCGCTGTACGGCTTCGAACAGCGCCTCGTCGACGACCCCGACTACGGCCTCGCCGACATGTTCGCCGAACTCAACTCGCTGGGCGTGCGCAAGTACGAGCTGATCGGCTCGATGGTCTTCTCGCAGTATCCGCGCCCCACCGCCGCCGAGATCGCCGCCGTCCGCGAGCTCTCCGAGCGCTACGGCGTCGAGATCAACAGCTACGGCGGCTACCTCGACAAGGGCAAGATCACCGGCCACGACGCCACCGACGCTGACCTGATGCTCGACATCACGGCCGACCTGATGACCGCCCGCGACCTCGGCGCCACGTTCCTGCGGGCCGGCGACATCCCGCTGCACCTGATGCCCGCGGCCGCCGCCATGGCCGAGCGCTACGGCGTGCGGATCGGCATCGAGGTCCACGCGCCCCACAAGCCGAGCGACGACAGCGTCCAGGCCATGCTCAAGACCATGAACGAGATCGACAGCCCCTACCTCGGCCTGGTGCCGGACTTCGGCTGCTTCATCGAGCGTCCCGCGCAGCCCGCGCTCGACCGCCACATCGCCAACGGCGCCGACCCCGAGCTGCTCGACTACGTCATCGCGCACCGCCACGACGGGCTCGACGAGGCCGGCATGCAGGCGAAGATCGCCGGCATGGGTGGCGGGGAGGCCGAGAAGTGGGCCATCTCCGAGATGTTCGGGTTCCTGTCCTTCGGGCCCGCCGACATCGAGGGGTTCAAGACCCTGCTGCACCGCACTCAGTACTTCCACTCGAAGTTCTACCACGTGACCGAGGACCTGCAGGATCCGCAGATCCCCGTCGACAGGCTGCTCGCCGCGATCGTCGAGTCCGGCTTCGAGGGCGTCCTGCTGTCGGAGTACGAGGGCCACGCGTTCCACCTCGACGACGCTCACGAGCAGCTCGAGCGCCACCTGCGCCTCGAGCAGAAGATCCTGACCGGGCTCGCCAACCGCGAGCCGCAGCTGGTCGGCTGA
- a CDS encoding MFS transporter — translation MPRRTDPAAHRWWTLAAVSLTQLLIILDGTIINIALPRAQAELLLSDSSRQWVVTAYALAFGALLLLGGRIADYWGLKRTYLLGLVVFGAASLWGGLTHSGAELLVARAGQGAAAALMAPAALAFVTISFPDGKERNKAFAIFGSIGGIGSAVGLLAGGVLTELLSWRWCLLINVPLVAVGVVLGLWLLTERRVEGRPTYDVAGALTATLGLGLLVYGLTLAEHSITAPATVGCVVAGILLLAAFVAIERRSRQPLLPLRIVSDRIRAGAFLVQFLIGAVGVATMVYLAFHLQLVLELQPFVAGVATLPYTASLMAMVPFAVRMIDRIGPRRQMIVGPLISAVGLLLLSFVTADGGYWLQVFPGLVLMGIGMGFTVVPLNNLALYRVADHDAGVASATVTATNQIGGSIGLAVVTAAYVVAMGASGASGPEALVQGYRVAFGIGAGIFAAAAVVGWFLIRPAAPQGVGEPRREQVVHLA, via the coding sequence ATGCCACGCAGAACCGACCCAGCCGCCCACCGCTGGTGGACGCTCGCCGCCGTCTCCCTCACCCAGCTGCTCATCATCCTCGACGGCACCATCATCAACATCGCCCTGCCAAGGGCCCAGGCGGAGCTCCTGCTCAGCGACTCCAGCCGCCAGTGGGTCGTCACCGCCTACGCGCTCGCATTCGGAGCCCTGCTCCTGCTCGGCGGGCGCATCGCGGACTACTGGGGGCTCAAGCGCACCTACCTGCTCGGGCTCGTGGTGTTCGGGGCCGCCTCCCTGTGGGGCGGGCTGACGCACAGCGGCGCGGAGCTCCTCGTCGCGCGGGCCGGCCAGGGTGCCGCGGCCGCGCTGATGGCCCCCGCGGCGCTGGCCTTCGTCACCATCAGCTTTCCCGACGGGAAGGAGCGCAACAAGGCGTTCGCGATCTTCGGGTCCATCGGCGGCATCGGGTCCGCCGTCGGGCTGCTGGCCGGCGGTGTCCTGACCGAGCTCCTGTCGTGGCGCTGGTGCCTGCTCATCAACGTGCCGCTGGTCGCGGTCGGCGTCGTGCTCGGCCTGTGGCTGCTCACCGAGCGCCGCGTCGAGGGTCGCCCGACCTACGACGTCGCCGGCGCTCTCACCGCGACCCTGGGTCTCGGCCTGCTCGTCTACGGCCTGACGCTGGCGGAGCATTCGATCACCGCGCCCGCCACGGTCGGCTGCGTGGTCGCCGGCATCCTGCTCCTCGCCGCGTTCGTCGCCATCGAGCGGCGCTCCCGCCAGCCGCTGCTGCCGCTGCGGATCGTGTCGGACCGCATCCGCGCCGGTGCCTTCCTGGTGCAGTTCCTCATCGGCGCCGTCGGTGTCGCGACGATGGTCTACCTGGCCTTCCACCTGCAGCTCGTCCTCGAGCTGCAACCCTTCGTCGCCGGCGTCGCGACGCTGCCCTACACGGCCTCGCTGATGGCCATGGTGCCGTTCGCCGTGCGGATGATCGACCGGATCGGTCCCCGTCGGCAGATGATCGTCGGACCGCTGATCAGCGCCGTCGGGCTCCTGCTGCTGTCCTTCGTGACCGCCGACGGCGGCTATTGGCTGCAGGTATTCCCCGGCCTCGTGCTCATGGGCATCGGCATGGGGTTCACCGTCGTCCCGCTGAACAACCTGGCGCTGTACCGCGTGGCCGACCATGACGCCGGCGTCGCGTCCGCGACGGTGACGGCCACCAACCAGATCGGCGGATCCATCGGCCTGGCCGTCGTGACCGCGGCCTATGTCGTCGCGATGGGGGCCTCGGGGGCCAGCGGTCCGGAGGCGCTGGTGCAGGGGTACCGCGTCGCGTTCGGGATCGGCGCCGGCATCTTCGCCGCGGCCGCGGTGGTCGGATGGTTCCTCATCCGCCCGGCGGCTCCCCAGGGTGTGGGAGAGCCCCGTCGGGAACAGGTCGTCCACCTGGCCTGA
- a CDS encoding type I-G CRISPR-associated protein, Cas3-extension family, which translates to MNQVRLPALTGDSPLGILAAFGVLRLLAQFSDESAKLSWDPASRLAVIHGRRTSVEEIVKDLQTIVDRIDEGSVLPGVAPAFPPPGAAPDGLRAPQTQLRQTVAPLLVPMAEGERAEAMRWLASLVTDLTSDDTGRAAISQFTAPTGKQSMATMLTKPLAAIRKNPDYLRQALMSWRRVPGTTGENLDHRALWDSAEDGSGDANMRGVPGATWLALMSYPLLRTTVGLRHRPLSSGWHTTKLPGGRAYSELRLPLWEQPISPPGVTALVEHPAMAECVTGDGRSSPTEALQSLGVFSVCRSRRYQPPGGQSAGVLRTIDT; encoded by the coding sequence ATGAATCAAGTCAGACTCCCGGCGCTGACAGGCGATTCGCCGCTCGGCATTCTCGCCGCCTTCGGGGTTCTCCGGCTGTTGGCCCAGTTCTCCGATGAATCGGCGAAGCTGAGTTGGGATCCTGCTAGCAGGTTGGCCGTGATCCATGGACGACGCACCAGCGTCGAGGAGATCGTGAAGGACCTCCAGACCATCGTCGATCGGATCGATGAAGGTTCGGTCCTCCCGGGTGTGGCGCCTGCGTTCCCCCCACCCGGCGCTGCACCGGACGGACTGCGGGCGCCCCAGACTCAGCTCCGCCAGACGGTTGCTCCGCTCCTTGTGCCCATGGCGGAGGGAGAACGTGCGGAAGCCATGCGCTGGCTCGCCAGCCTTGTTACGGACCTCACGTCCGATGACACAGGACGGGCGGCGATCAGCCAGTTCACGGCGCCGACAGGCAAGCAATCAATGGCAACGATGCTGACCAAACCGCTAGCGGCCATCCGCAAGAACCCGGACTACCTGCGGCAGGCGCTCATGAGCTGGCGACGGGTGCCAGGCACCACCGGCGAAAACCTCGACCACAGGGCCTTGTGGGACTCCGCGGAAGACGGCTCCGGTGACGCCAACATGCGTGGGGTGCCTGGCGCGACGTGGCTTGCTTTGATGAGCTACCCGCTCCTACGTACCACGGTCGGGTTGAGGCATCGTCCGCTCAGCAGCGGGTGGCATACGACGAAGTTGCCTGGAGGCCGCGCCTACAGCGAGCTGAGACTCCCCCTGTGGGAGCAGCCTATTTCTCCGCCAGGGGTGACGGCACTAGTGGAGCATCCGGCGATGGCGGAATGTGTGACCGGCGACGGGAGGTCCTCTCCGACAGAGGCCCTCCAGAGTCTCGGCGTGTTCAGTGTTTGCCGTTCCCGGAGATATCAGCCGCCTGGGGGGCAGTCTGCGGGCGTCCTACGGACGATCGACACATGA
- the cas3g gene encoding type I-G CRISPR-associated helicase/endonuclease Cas3g codes for MRCEDFPEFFREVHGHEPFPWQKDLPRQIVEAGHWPSLVDVPTGLGKTSMLDVAVFLLALEADLPPAQRLARRRIFLVVDRRIVVDQAEEHARRIADRLDNAEIGSVTALVAERLRRLSSSTAGRPVLPVVKMRGGATWDAAWLSRPDLPAIVTGTVDQVGSRLFFRGYGVSPRRRPIDAALVGADSLILVDESHLATALTASLASASAVDAPPHDLSPRPVITRLTATTDEEIDGWIPAFDAQAHLADPVAARRITARKRLRMESTQKRTAAKRIAEVAVEALSPGARVLVVCNTIDRAREVFAHLSRSSVSDVQRLLLIGRSRSYEREAVVDRVLALFGAGRDESAASAVLVATQTVEVGIDLDATALVTESSSWDALVQRIGRVNRRGDRDDSVVVVVDDDDSRPPVYGNARLSTVEYLGGLLADSEELDVSPSALRRLSPPKGTMLERAAAPYLLPAHLDAWTRTSPAPVNDAPLDAYLHGIERGVAPVSLAWRDGLLLADGSPAAADPSTWIEAIPVRGEESVEVPLVAVRLWLAGRRAAPLSDWDDDEWAPFAEDTSREVLRKEARPDGTVGWEWVSASLIRPGDSLVVPSEYGGLDEYGWNPASEVPVRDVAELAALDRGQAALRIDEALAGRLSLQPLSEDFWSLLRTWRTSDDPEVAATARESGEAALRRWLAGSAWPGAGPWARPVAHGESRGSALLSAMSAAELQLASRGRRRDLPVLPARDSSVIIMKPTASGQVAAWREASDETPDGTTHIFERRVTLKQHGDAVAARAEGIARNLRLPEELVRAVADAAQWHDLGKTDPRFQAMLFGGDRVSAELAEEPLAKSGMDAGDLQRRRDALRRSGLPRGARHEAWSQALVRDYLEKLTTPYPADADLVLHLVASHHGHARPLLPAVVETAQHDISAEIDGAQVTVAVPQMVDLEDATRFQRLNARYGRWGLALLEAIVRCADMTVSGEGS; via the coding sequence ATGAGGTGTGAGGACTTCCCCGAGTTCTTCCGCGAGGTCCATGGCCACGAGCCGTTCCCTTGGCAGAAGGACCTGCCGCGTCAGATCGTCGAAGCGGGGCACTGGCCGTCGCTGGTAGACGTTCCGACAGGCCTCGGCAAGACGTCGATGCTCGATGTTGCGGTTTTCCTCCTCGCGTTGGAGGCGGATCTTCCGCCCGCGCAGCGACTGGCGCGTAGAAGGATCTTCCTTGTGGTCGATCGAAGAATCGTCGTCGATCAGGCCGAGGAGCACGCTCGAAGGATCGCAGACCGGCTTGACAACGCAGAGATCGGCAGCGTCACGGCTCTCGTCGCCGAAAGGCTCCGGAGATTGTCGAGTTCCACGGCCGGTCGGCCAGTACTCCCAGTGGTGAAGATGCGGGGAGGCGCCACCTGGGACGCGGCATGGCTGTCCAGGCCCGATCTTCCCGCCATCGTCACCGGCACGGTCGACCAGGTGGGGAGCCGCCTCTTCTTCAGGGGCTACGGCGTGAGTCCTCGCCGGCGTCCCATCGATGCTGCCCTCGTCGGGGCAGACTCGCTCATCCTGGTTGACGAGTCTCATCTGGCGACAGCCCTGACAGCGTCGCTGGCCTCAGCCTCCGCTGTTGATGCGCCGCCGCACGACTTGTCTCCGAGGCCAGTGATCACCAGGCTGACAGCCACCACTGATGAGGAGATCGACGGCTGGATACCGGCCTTCGACGCTCAAGCGCACTTGGCCGATCCGGTGGCGGCCCGAAGGATCACCGCCCGGAAGCGCCTTCGGATGGAGTCGACCCAGAAGAGGACCGCTGCGAAGCGGATCGCCGAGGTGGCGGTGGAGGCATTGTCCCCCGGCGCCAGGGTTCTCGTCGTGTGCAACACCATCGACCGCGCGCGCGAGGTGTTCGCGCATCTGAGCAGGTCGTCGGTGTCCGACGTTCAGCGACTCCTGCTGATCGGACGGAGTCGGTCTTATGAGCGGGAGGCTGTCGTTGACCGGGTGCTTGCCCTCTTCGGGGCCGGCCGCGACGAGTCGGCGGCCTCTGCGGTCCTCGTCGCCACCCAGACGGTCGAGGTCGGGATTGATCTGGATGCCACGGCTCTCGTGACGGAGAGCTCATCGTGGGATGCGCTGGTTCAGCGAATCGGGCGCGTGAACCGGCGAGGAGATCGTGACGACTCGGTCGTTGTGGTCGTGGACGACGATGATTCGCGGCCCCCCGTCTACGGGAATGCGCGACTCTCTACCGTGGAGTATCTGGGTGGGCTGCTGGCAGATTCGGAGGAACTCGATGTCTCCCCATCGGCCTTGCGCAGACTCAGCCCGCCGAAGGGAACCATGCTGGAGCGAGCGGCGGCGCCGTACCTCCTGCCTGCTCACCTAGACGCCTGGACGCGAACGAGTCCGGCCCCGGTGAATGATGCTCCACTCGACGCATATCTCCACGGGATCGAACGTGGCGTGGCGCCCGTGTCTCTCGCCTGGCGCGACGGCCTTCTATTGGCAGACGGTTCGCCGGCAGCTGCAGATCCGTCGACGTGGATCGAGGCGATCCCTGTGCGTGGAGAGGAGAGTGTGGAGGTGCCCCTCGTTGCAGTGAGGCTCTGGTTGGCCGGGCGCAGGGCCGCTCCGCTCAGCGACTGGGACGATGACGAGTGGGCGCCATTCGCCGAAGACACCTCTCGCGAGGTCCTGCGGAAGGAGGCTCGCCCGGACGGCACTGTCGGCTGGGAGTGGGTGTCAGCCAGCCTCATCCGCCCCGGCGACAGCCTGGTCGTGCCCTCCGAGTACGGAGGGCTTGACGAGTACGGCTGGAACCCGGCGAGTGAGGTCCCCGTCAGGGACGTGGCCGAGCTGGCCGCTCTGGACCGCGGCCAGGCCGCCCTCCGTATTGATGAGGCGCTTGCAGGCCGACTGAGTCTTCAGCCGCTCAGCGAGGACTTCTGGTCGCTTCTCCGCACCTGGCGGACCTCTGACGATCCGGAGGTGGCTGCCACCGCGAGGGAGTCCGGCGAGGCCGCGCTGCGCCGATGGCTTGCAGGTTCCGCCTGGCCGGGGGCTGGCCCCTGGGCTCGTCCTGTCGCCCACGGCGAGTCGCGAGGGAGCGCGCTCTTGAGCGCGATGTCGGCTGCTGAACTCCAGCTGGCTTCTCGCGGTCGTCGCCGGGATCTGCCCGTTCTTCCCGCTCGAGACTCATCCGTCATCATCATGAAACCCACCGCGAGCGGGCAGGTGGCCGCCTGGCGCGAGGCATCGGACGAGACGCCGGACGGGACCACTCACATCTTCGAGAGGCGGGTGACGCTCAAGCAGCACGGCGACGCCGTCGCCGCACGAGCGGAGGGGATCGCGCGCAACCTCCGCCTGCCTGAGGAGTTGGTGCGGGCGGTAGCCGATGCTGCACAGTGGCATGACCTCGGAAAGACGGATCCACGCTTCCAGGCGATGCTGTTCGGCGGGGACCGGGTTTCGGCCGAACTGGCGGAAGAGCCTCTGGCGAAGTCCGGCATGGACGCTGGGGATCTTCAGCGTCGTCGGGACGCTCTTCGCCGGAGCGGGCTTCCGCGGGGCGCTCGCCACGAGGCCTGGTCGCAAGCCCTGGTCCGTGACTACCTTGAGAAGCTCACAACGCCCTATCCTGCCGACGCCGATCTTGTTCTCCACCTGGTTGCCAGTCACCACGGCCATGCGAGGCCCTTGCTGCCTGCCGTTGTCGAGACGGCGCAGCACGACATCAGTGCCGAGATTGATGGCGCGCAGGTCACCGTGGCTGTGCCTCAGATGGTGGATCTGGAAGACGCCACCAGGTTCCAGCGGCTGAACGCCAGGTACGGCCGCTGGGGTCTGGCGTTGCTGGAAGCGATCGTCCGCTGTGCGGACATGACTGTCTCAGGAGAAGGCTCATGA
- the csb2 gene encoding type I-G CRISPR-associated protein Csb2: MAICLDVFLVADRYDAGAGQDPRSFEWPPHPGRVVAALRSVAGDEDLPVLRSLESLPAPTVHAAAEFGAGRSRTYVVTNKTYLAPKKKRDDGAIGNLSHPGRTSGLRERSSVFPANPRIQMIWDPEDILSDAELANLDSMARRVPYLGRSTSPVLMGVQRVTEVRVPDGLSAFVPSEGGDRQLRVPYPGYIDELDGLFEAGLSAWQASDNAVARRGYRRIGEDIPVALPSFTSRYSDLVVLRFTDRRPPSGSQTATFAAALRSMVMRQTRDPLPPALHGHGFDGNPHVAYLGLPVCGSPHSDGHLVGLAVAVPGMDEAERRRILRGILGPEADGTVQLTVPGYRSPFELKYRPDERLPRSATVSHWLRSSRQWVTATPIVLDRYPKNGDLAEAVLESVVNAGYPEPDEVEVSREAMTTGGVRLTPRDLPRRSRGRLYCHARITFGPEVEGPVLVGAGRYFGIGLLQPERRLEGGADEV, translated from the coding sequence GTGGCCATCTGCCTGGATGTGTTCCTGGTGGCTGACCGCTACGACGCAGGCGCCGGACAGGATCCCCGCTCGTTCGAGTGGCCGCCGCACCCGGGGAGGGTGGTTGCGGCGCTGCGGTCTGTCGCGGGGGACGAGGACCTCCCCGTGCTGCGGTCCCTAGAATCGCTTCCAGCGCCCACTGTCCACGCGGCTGCCGAGTTCGGTGCAGGACGTAGCCGCACGTATGTGGTGACCAACAAGACGTATCTGGCGCCTAAGAAGAAAAGGGACGACGGTGCGATCGGGAACCTCAGCCACCCAGGGCGCACCAGCGGTCTGCGGGAACGGAGCTCGGTCTTTCCGGCCAATCCACGGATCCAGATGATCTGGGATCCGGAGGACATCCTGTCTGATGCGGAGCTGGCGAATCTGGACTCGATGGCACGTCGTGTGCCGTACCTGGGACGGTCCACGTCCCCGGTGCTCATGGGAGTGCAACGGGTGACCGAGGTGCGCGTGCCCGATGGGCTGAGCGCCTTCGTTCCGTCCGAAGGGGGCGATCGTCAGCTTCGGGTGCCGTATCCCGGCTACATCGATGAGCTGGACGGCCTCTTCGAAGCCGGTCTTTCCGCGTGGCAGGCCAGCGACAACGCGGTAGCGCGTCGCGGCTACCGCAGGATCGGGGAGGACATCCCAGTCGCGCTTCCTTCCTTCACGTCACGCTACAGCGATCTCGTTGTCCTGCGATTCACGGATCGACGACCGCCGAGCGGGAGCCAGACCGCGACATTTGCAGCTGCTCTCAGGTCAATGGTGATGCGCCAGACGCGCGATCCTCTGCCACCTGCCCTGCACGGCCATGGGTTCGACGGGAACCCGCACGTCGCCTACCTGGGCCTCCCTGTGTGCGGTTCGCCCCATTCCGATGGTCATCTTGTGGGCCTCGCGGTGGCGGTGCCCGGCATGGATGAGGCTGAACGGCGCCGCATTCTCAGAGGGATCCTCGGCCCTGAGGCAGATGGCACAGTGCAGCTCACGGTGCCGGGATATCGGTCTCCTTTCGAGCTGAAGTACCGGCCCGATGAGCGGCTTCCGCGCAGCGCGACGGTGAGCCACTGGTTACGGTCGTCACGGCAATGGGTGACTGCGACTCCGATTGTCCTGGACAGGTATCCGAAGAACGGCGATCTGGCGGAGGCCGTGCTGGAGAGCGTGGTGAACGCGGGCTACCCAGAACCGGATGAGGTCGAAGTCAGCCGCGAGGCCATGACAACTGGCGGGGTGCGTCTGACACCTCGCGACCTTCCACGTAGGTCCAGGGGACGTCTCTACTGCCACGCGCGGATCACGTTCGGGCCGGAGGTGGAGGGGCCGGTCCTTGTCGGGGCCGGACGCTACTTCGGCATCGGTCTCCTGCAACCTGAGCGACGTCTTGAAGGAGGCGCTGATGAGGTGTGA
- the cas7g gene encoding type I-G CRISPR-associated RAMP protein Csb1/Cas7g: protein MAQLTLDSLSAKLKGGDFALVRINTTYQPAGGPGAKVFPPTFPLTREESSPYLLEERISNGAIRKAAVLDQVPSQANRGEEAVAAAQGAGLVKVPMLRLTHDGAEHAVITSFTAPHRVFDAYWRDSLIDGEKFDKTAMGKALQAASLADARAVLEHDPGSLTFGSWNSHRKGRQAKFPRVYQSEIVGWDPVVGSRKAGRMDPLNLVGSRSGEGDEWSYSSASQKTAKGKLSEIGHGNIAPNEAHGGVTISGATRFATLSLAGLRRIAFGSATAEQGTAARAYLAAFALLADRLALGGASVWLRSGCELVVEEETLEWVGRGGVVEQFSLTQDEAIALYREALDAAVAAGVALALEPVELTPSSALSKAIDFSLTKAESAGE, encoded by the coding sequence ATGGCTCAGCTCACCCTCGACTCCCTCAGTGCCAAGTTGAAGGGGGGTGATTTCGCGCTCGTTCGGATCAACACCACCTACCAGCCGGCGGGCGGTCCCGGCGCGAAGGTCTTCCCGCCCACGTTCCCCCTCACCCGCGAGGAGTCCTCGCCGTACCTGCTGGAGGAGCGGATCAGCAATGGCGCCATCCGCAAGGCGGCCGTGCTCGATCAGGTGCCTTCCCAGGCCAACCGTGGGGAGGAGGCCGTCGCGGCGGCTCAGGGTGCCGGGTTGGTGAAGGTGCCCATGCTTCGCCTCACCCATGACGGCGCGGAGCATGCTGTCATCACCAGCTTCACCGCGCCACACAGAGTCTTCGATGCCTACTGGCGAGACTCGCTGATCGACGGCGAGAAGTTCGACAAGACCGCCATGGGAAAGGCACTGCAGGCGGCCTCGCTGGCCGACGCGAGGGCAGTCCTGGAGCATGACCCGGGCAGTCTCACATTCGGCAGCTGGAACAGCCATCGCAAGGGGCGTCAGGCCAAGTTCCCCCGTGTCTACCAGAGCGAAATCGTGGGCTGGGACCCCGTCGTCGGGTCCCGGAAGGCCGGGCGGATGGACCCCCTCAACCTCGTCGGAAGCCGATCGGGAGAGGGTGATGAGTGGAGCTACTCGAGCGCTTCGCAGAAGACGGCGAAGGGGAAGCTCAGTGAGATCGGGCACGGCAACATCGCGCCGAACGAGGCCCACGGAGGAGTGACCATCAGCGGGGCGACCAGGTTCGCCACCCTGAGCCTCGCAGGCCTCAGGCGAATCGCGTTCGGCAGCGCGACCGCGGAGCAGGGTACCGCCGCCCGTGCCTACCTGGCCGCGTTCGCCCTGCTGGCGGACCGGCTTGCGTTGGGTGGGGCGTCAGTCTGGCTCCGGAGCGGGTGCGAACTCGTCGTCGAGGAGGAGACGCTCGAGTGGGTCGGTCGAGGCGGTGTGGTCGAGCAGTTCTCCCTCACGCAGGACGAGGCGATCGCTCTCTATCGCGAGGCGCTCGACGCCGCTGTCGCTGCCGGGGTGGCGCTGGCCCTCGAGCCGGTTGAGCTGACGCCATCAAGCGCGCTATCCAAGGCCATCGACTTCAGCCTCACCAAGGCCGAGTCCGCGGGAGAGTGA